The following proteins are co-located in the Gossypium hirsutum isolate 1008001.06 chromosome A02, Gossypium_hirsutum_v2.1, whole genome shotgun sequence genome:
- the LOC107927461 gene encoding zinc finger BED domain-containing protein RICESLEEPER 2 has product MDNFDQKLGPEFFKNLSAEAVTPLNVVHEEIYESSSKRPKTTSKVWDIFEKLPAQQGDSKAICKLCRRIYTAKTTSGTSHLRRHIEACVKRGNHEVDQRSIEACFKPVKRNANRLTLSHDTLISATTSLKNYKLDVDEIHRAIAMMIIVDEQPFSVVEDAGFRRLLSAACPEFPVLSRSSIKRDIISIYVKERENIRELLATCPGRICLTSSTWKSDSDDHFNCVTTHFIDHEWRLQKRILRFKLMPPPYDSLSVADEIALCMVQWNIEHKVFSVTLENLSSDDCVADMLRSRLAAKKYLPCKGVFFHVSCFFRILNSIVQAGLNLVVDIIAKLSLGIKYVQQSPHRKKNFYIVAKTLNLDTQRKLCLDTPARWNSTYDMIEVAFCYKNAFVYLAEQDKNFLHKLSEDEWEKMSVLYKFLKVFYEVTCVFFRNRQPTSNLYFKAAWKVHSRLFDMVRGPENFMTRMVREMHSKLNHYWSAYNLILSCAAILDPRYKIKFVEYCYTKLYGSGAQKYVSVSVNTLYGLFDEYMQNSARPSQTTLLSTAASKISNDKDENDGFEDYETFQSARFRTQVEKSQLDLYLEEPSHDLNSEIDVLEYWTLCSLRYPELSKMARDVLTIPVSTIASDSAFDITPQVISADRSSLKPKMLQALVSLQDWMLASDRTRGLGSMESKPEDDSSSSSDGDDDY; this is encoded by the exons ATGGATAACTTTGATCAGAAGCTTGGTCCAG AATTTTTCAAGAATCTCTCAGCGGAAGCTGTTACGCCATTAAATGTGGTTCATGAAGAGATATATGAAAGTTCTTCGAAGCGACCGAAAACGACATCCAAAGTCTGGGATATTTTCGAGAAACTTCCTGCGCAACAAGGAGATTCAAAGGCGATATGTAAGTTATGCAGGAGAATATATACTGCTAAAACTACTAGTGGTACTTCTCACTTGAGACGTCATATTGAGGCTTGCGTTAAACGTGGTAATCATGAAGTAGATCAGCGCTCAATAGAAGCATGCTTTAAACCTGTTAAACGGAATGCCAATCGTCTCACTCTTTCGCATGACACCTTGATTTCTGCTACTACATCCTTAAAGAACTATAAACTAGATGTCGATGAGATTCATCGGGCGATTGCAATGATGATCATTGTTGATGAACAACCATTCAGTGTGGTTGAAGATGCGGGTTTTAGACGTTTACTGAGTGCTGCATGTCCTGAATTTCCGGTGCTGAGTAGGAGTTCTATTAAAAGGGATATAATTTCCATATACGTGAAGGAGAGAGAGAATATTCGTGAATTGTTAGCAACATGTCCTGGTCGGATTTGTTTGACATCCAGCACATGGAAATCCGATTCCGATGATCACTTCAATTGTGTCACCACTCATTTCATTGACCATGAATGGAGGTTGCAGAAGAGGATTTTAAGGTTCAAGCTTATGCCTCCTCCATATGATAGTTTGTCTGTTGCTGATGAGATAGCTTTGTGTATGGTTCAATGGAACATCGAGCACAAGGTTTTCAGTGTTACGCTGGAGAATTTGTCGAGCGATGATTGTGTGGCTGACATGCTGAGATCACGACTTGCTGCGAAAAAGTATCTCCCTTGTAAGGGTGTGTTTTTTCATGTCAGTTGTTTCTTTCGCATTTTGAATTCGATTGTGCAAGCTGGTTTGAACCTAGTTGTTGATATCATTGCAAAGTTGAGTCTCGGTATTAAGTATGTGCAGCAATCTCCCCATAGGAAGAAGAACTTTTACATAGTTGCTAAGACTTTGAACTTGGATACTCAAAGAAAGTTGTGTCTCGATACCCCTGCCAGATGGAATTCCACATATGACATGATAGAAGTTGCTTTTTGTTATAAGAATGCATTCGTGTACTTGGCGGAACAAGACAAAAACTTTCTACACAAATTATCAGAAGATGAGTGGGAAAAGATGAGTGTCTTATATAAATTTCTAAAAGTCTTTTATGAGGTGACGTGTGTATTTTTTAGAAACAGACAGCCGACTTCAAATTTGTATTTCAAAGCAGCATGGAAAGTTCATAGTCGCTTATTTGATATGGTTAGAGGTCCAGAAAATTTCATGACTCGCATGGTCAGAGAAATGCACTCGAAATTGAACCACTACTGGTCAGCTTATAATTTGATCTTGTCATGTGCTGCGATTTTGGATCCTAGATACAAGATTAAGTTTGTTGAATATTGTTACACCAAACTGTATGGTAGTGGTGCTCAGAAATATGTTAGCGTAAGCGTTAACACTTTGTATGGCTTGTTTGATGAATACATGCAAAATTCAGCACGCCCTTCTCAGACTACCTTATTGTCAACTGCTGCCAGTAAAATATCCAATGATAAAGACGAAAACGATGGGTTTGAAGATTATGAAACCTTTCAAAGTGCCAGGTTCCGAACTCAAGTGGAGAAGTCTCAACTTGATCTTTATTTAGAAGAACCAAGCCATGATCTAAACAGTGAAATAGATGTCTTGGAGTATTGGACTTTATGCTCCTTGAGGTATCCAGAGCTTTCAAAAATGGCCCGTGATGTTTTAACCATTCCAGTGTCCACCATTGCTTCTGACAGTGCATTTGACATTACTCCTCAAGTGATTAGCGCTGATCGTAGCTCTTTAAAACCAAAGATGTTACAAGCATTGGTTTCTCTTCAAGATTGGATGTTGGCTTCTGATAGAACAA GAGGTTTAGGCTCTATGGAAAGCAAACCTGAAGATGATAGCTCCAGTTCTAGTGATGGTGATGATGATTATTAG
- the LOC107927506 gene encoding BTB/POZ and TAZ domain-containing protein 3: MASPVTDSAGLSPCIETVSWNADMVGTLPMPEAEAPMSSSVLNNCNIPKPPPLPSKIVTRNKHPKWPPESSFAPKETKDMWDKLFKDGNGADLCIFTEDKSCIFAHSSVLSIASPVLGYRIGKSKIKHGMKYIQIPGLPHDAVRVFIRFLYSSCYEGEELKKYALHLLLLSHCCSVPQLKRVCICYLEQDFLTTENVIDTLLLARKCDAPRLVLICVRLVVKNFKSVSSTEGWKLMKRIYPDIEQELVESVVEADSKKQERQRKIEEKKVYTQLYEAMEALLHICKDGCRTIGPRDKMLKGNQIACNFPACKGLEALVRHFSGCKTRVPGGCSHCKRMWQLLELHSRMCNEPDSCKVPLCRHFKEKIQQQCKKDETKWKLLVNKVIAAKNGSYLFSSR, encoded by the exons ATGGCTTCACCGGTTACTGATTCAGCCGGTTTATCACCCTGTATCGAAACTGTGTCATGGAATGCAGATATGGTCGGTACTTTGCCTATGCCGGAAGCGGAAGCTCCGATGTCTTCTTCGGTGTTGAACAACTGTAACATACCGAAACCGCCGCCTCTTCCGAGTAAGATTGTAACGAGAAACAAGCATCCCAAATGGCCTCCCGAGAGTAGCTTTGCCCCAAAGGAAACGAAAGATATGTGGGACAAGCTTTTCAAGGACGGTAATGGTGCGGATCTTTGCATTTTCACTGAGGATAAATCGTGTATTTTTGCTCATTCTAGTGTTCTG AGTATTGCATCGCCTGTGCTCGGTTATCGTATTGGGAAATCAAAAATCAAGCATGGCATGAAATACATCCAAATCCCGGGATTACCACACGATGCTGTTCGAGTATTCATTCGTTTTTTATATTCTTCATG CTATGAAGGGGAAGAGCTGAAAAAGTATGCACTCCATCTATTGTTGTTGTCGCATTGTTGCTCAGTTCCGCAATTGAAACGAGTTTGCATTTGTTATCTCGAGCAAGACTTTCTTACCACTGAAAATGTGATTGATACCCTTTTGTTAGCTCGGAAATGTGATGCACCAAGGCTCGTCCTCATTTGTGTTCGTTTGGTCGTAAAGAATTTCAAATCCGTATCTTCAACCGAAGGATGGAAATTAATGAAACGTATTTATCCAGATATTGAGCAAGAACTTGTCGAGTCTGTTGTTGAAGCGGATTCT AAAAAGCAAGAGAGGCAAAGGAAAATCGAAGAGAAAAAGGTCTATACGCAATTATATGAAGCGATGGAGGCCCTTCTTCACATATGCAAAGATGGTTGTCGAACAATTGGTCCTCGTGACAAAATGCTAAAAGGAAACCAAATTGCCTGCAATTTTCCAGCTTGTAAAGGACTCGAAGCTTTAGTCCGTCATTTCTCCGGTTGTAAGACTCGTGTTCCCGGAGGATGCAGTCATTGTAAACGCATGTGGCAACTTCTTGAACTTCATTCCCGTATGTGCAATGAACCCGATTCTTGTAAGGTTCCTCTTTGCAG GCATTTTAAGGAGAAAATACAGCAGCAATGCAAGAAAGATGAGACTAAATGGAAGCTATTGGTTAACAAAGTTATTGCAGCAAAAAATGGAAGCTATTTGTTCTCCTCtaggtga
- the LOC107927462 gene encoding UDP-glycosyltransferase 74F2, producing the protein MEKKANNRVHVLVIPYPSQGHINPMLQFSKRLSSKGLKATFATTVFISETMKPEVLNSDIDFDTISDGCDKGGFFEVGSVDDYLVRLQTVGSKTLTELIIKHKNSPRPIDCILYDAFLPWVLDVAQQFGLVGIAFFTQACAVNYIYYYAHNGLLSLPISSSMTPIGIPGLPLLDLRDMPSFIYVAGSYPSYFELVLNQFSNTDKADFIVVNTFYKLEQEVVDSMSKVMTQPLLTIGPTIPSMYLDKRLEKDKDYDLNLFKLDSTSTCWLTTKPPCSVVYVSFGSMANLTIDQMKELARGLKQTGFHFLWVVRPSELPKVPHCFIEEMGDKALIVTWIPQTEVLANEAIGCFFTHCGWNSTIEALCLGVPMVAMPQWTDQTTDAKLVEDVWKVGVRVNVREDGIVSGDEIERCIRQVMEGEQGIEMKRNAMKWKELAVEAVCEDGSSDKNIDELVSKILARCK; encoded by the exons ATGGAGAAAAAAGCAAACAATAGGGTTCATGTATTGGTCATTCCTTATCCAAGCCAAGGCCATATTAACCCAATGCTTCAATTCTCCAAACGCTTATCCTCCAAAGGACTCAAAGCAACCTTTGCCACCACTGTCTTCATCTCCGAAACCATGAAACCTGAAGTACTCAACTCCGACATCGATTTCGACACGATATCAGACGGTTGTGATAAAGGCGGATTCTTTGAAGTCGGGAGTGTTGACGATTACCTTGTACGATTACAAACTGTTGGGTCAAAAACCTTGACCGAACTTATCATAAAGCATAAGAACTCACCCCGTCCTATTGATTGCATACTCTATGATGCTTTCCTTCCATGGGTTCTTGATGTTGCCCAACAATTTGGTCTTGTTGGAATTGCTTTTTTCACGCAGGCGTGCGCTGTgaattacatatattattatgCTCATAATGGGCTTTTGAGTCTTCCGATTTCATCGTCAATGACGCCAATTGGCATTCCCGGGTTGCCGTTGCTTGATCTTCGAGACATGCCGTCATTTATCTATGTTGCGGGTTCATATCCATCTTATTTCGAGTTGGTGTTGAATCAATTCTCTAATACAGACAAAGCTGATTTCATTGTAGTTAATACCTTCTACAAGTTGGAACAAGAG GTTGTTGATTCGATGTCGAAGGTGATGACGCAACCATTGTTAACGATAGGCCCAACAATCCCATCCATGTATTTAGATAAAAGACTTGAAAAGGACAAAGATTACGATCTCAATCTCTTTAAACTAGACTCTACCAGTACATGTTGGCTGACCACCAAGCCACCATGCTCGGTCGTTTACGTCTCATTTGGAAGCATGGCTAACCTAACCATCGACCAAATGAAGGAACTTGCACGGGGTTTAAAGCAAACTGGGTTTCATTTCTTGTGGGTGGTTCGGCCTTCCGAGTTACCGAAAGTCCCACACTGTTTCATTGAGGAAATGGGTGATAAAGCATTGATAGTTACTTGGATACCACAAACCGAGGTACTTGCGAATGAGGCCATAGGGTGTTTTTTCACGCATTGTGGGTGGAACTCCACGATTGAGGCCTTGTGTTTGGGGGTACCGATGGTGGCGATGCCGCAGTGGACCGACCAAACCACGGATGCTAAGCTAGTTGAGGATGTTTGGAAAGTTGGGGTTCGAGTTAATGTCAGGGAGGATGGGATTGTGAGTGGAGATGAAATAGAGAGGTGTATTAGACAAGTTATGGAAGGGGAACAAGggattgaaatgaaaagaaatgctATGAAATGGAAGGAATTGGCTGTGGAAGCAGTGTGTGAAGATGGAAGTTCGGACAAGAATATTGATGAATTGGTCTCTAAAATATTGGCAAGATGTAAATAG
- the LOC107927486 gene encoding pre-mRNA-splicing factor CWC25 homolog: MALKFLNKKGWHTGSLRNIENVWKAEQKHEAEQKKLEELRKQIHEERERSEFRLLQEQAGLVPKQERLDFLYDSGLAVGKGASSSAAGGSGGGGFKALEEALPGSKAGTDGNANQSSSAPSALFEDKPHSANDAWRKLHSDPLLMIRQREQEALARIKNNPVQMAMIRKSVVEKKQKEKSPDHKEHRKKHHRSSSKHRKHSSSKRHSYSEDDTSKEDKKDKNHHRKRSDYEGHYRRTESDSEHELKETEREEKSHRRQKYGYDDQDVDKRSHDKSKRDKYSSQASRSIDADKNQEKDRRSYDHRDTGPRDNKRRGVSHKLSEEERAARLREMQEDAELHEEQRWKRLKKAEENDAREATLSSTSVGKNFLDAANRSIYGAEKGGSSTIEESVRRRAHYSQGRYESEGNAFRR; encoded by the exons ATGGCATTGAAGTTTCTGAACAAGAAAGGATGGCATACCGGTAGCTTGAGGAACATCGAAAACGTGTGGAAAGCGGAACAAAAGCACGAGGCTGAGCAGAAGAAATTGGAAGAGCTTCGTAAGCAGATTCATGAAGAGAGGGAACGCTCTGAGTTCCGTCTTCTCCAAGAACAAGCTGGCCTTGTCCC GAAGCAGGAGAGGTTGGATTTTCTCTACGATTCTGGACTTGCTGTTGGGAAAGGTGCTAGTAGCTCCGCTGCTGGAGGTAGCGGAGGTGGAGGTTTCAAGGCTCTCGAAGAAGCCCTCCCGGGGTCGAAGGCAGGTACTGATGGTAATGCCAACCAGTCGTCTTCTGCGCCCAGTGCGTTGTTTGAAGACAAACCTCACTCGGCTAATGATGCCTGGCGTAAGCTCCATTCAGATCCATTGCTTATGATTCGCCAGCGCGAACAAGAAGCACTTGCTCGTATCAAGAACAACCCTGTCCAAATGGCCATGATTCGCAAATCT GTTGTAGAGAAGAAGCAAAAGGAAAAATCCCCTGATCATAAGGAACACCGTAAGAAGCATCACCGTAGTAGTTCCAAGCATCGGAAACATTCATCGTCTAAACGGCATTCATATTCTGAAGATGACACTTCTAAGGAGgacaaaaaagataaaaatcacCATCGCAAGAGGTCAGATTATGAGGGGCACTATCGCAGAACAGAATCAGATTCAGAACATGAATTAAAGGAAACAGAAAGGGAAGAGAAGAGTCACCGCAGGCAGAAATATGGATATGATGATCAAGATGTTGATAAGAGGAGCCATGACAAGTCTAAGCGTGATAAATATTCTTCTCAAGCTTCACGAAGTATAGATGCagataaaaatcaagaaaaagatCGACGGTCTTATGACCATAGAGATACTGGACCTCGGGATAACAAGCGCCGGGGTGTTTCCCATAAACTATCTGAAGAGGAGAGAGCTGCCCGGCTTCGTGAAATGCAAGAGGATGCTGAGTTGCATGAAGAGCAAAGGTGGAAGCGGTTGAAAAAGGCCGAGGAAAATGATGCTCGGGAGGCTACACTGTCCAGCACATCTGTTGGCAAAAACTTCTTGGATGCTGCCAATAGAAGCATTTATGGTGCTGAGAAGGGTGGAAGCTCAACAATAGAAGAGAGCGTCCGTCGTAGGGCGCATTATTCACAAGGCCGTTATGAATCAGAAGGAAATGCTTTTAGACGTTGA
- the LOC107927507 gene encoding uncharacterized protein, whose protein sequence is MGRRQPRLNDLDLSTTSLLQNFIGCFNWGNIDKSGHSHMLEELKQIEEKKEKALADFAQNPNIFNSLTLRNAIEEQIKIVKKISLELRIEQREVKSTIEGLEKELIPMKEEVSGYYDQRREMLKQKEAAQYCILKLRQTFVEMNSMYDEYVSLLNNAKELARNKDVAALRKLSHQQVEEFMSEWNHPYVKLLESITTLAFCLR, encoded by the exons ATGGGTAGAAGGCAACCTAGACTCAATGATCTTGATCTAAGCACTACATCATTACTACAAAACTTT ATTGGTTGTTTTAATTGGGGAAATATAGATAAATCCGGGCATAGCCATATGCTTGAAGAGCTTAAacaaattgaagagaaaaaagagaaagcTTTGGCTGATTTTGCCCAAAATCCCAACATTTTCAATTCCTTAACTCTGAGAAATGCGATAGAGGAGCAAATCAAA ATAGTTAAGAAAATATCACTAGAACTAAGAATCGAGCAACGTGAAGTGAAATCAACCATTGAAGGTTTAGAGAAAGAACTTATTCCTATGAAAGAAGAGGTGTCTGGTTACTATGATCAACGACGAGAGATGTTGAAGCAAAAAGAAGCAGCCCAATATTGCATTTTGAAACTGAGGCAAACCTTTGTTGAGATG AATAGCATGTATGATGAATACGTTTCACTGTTGAACAATGCCAAAGAGCTTGCTAGGAATAAAGATGTCGCAGCATTAAGAAAACTCTCGCATCAACAG GTTGAAGAATTCATGTCGGAATGGAATCATCCATATGTAAAACTTTTAGAATCAATTACGACTTTAGCATTTTGCCTTCGTTGA